The Mya arenaria isolate MELC-2E11 chromosome 15, ASM2691426v1 genomic sequence ATAGGTTAGTGCTATGgttaaagacacaaatatgttgacgtaaaggcagcagtatcagaggatgaactaaattaataatataataataataattattaggaataacattacgaatacatactgattctttaacataatcgcagagcttaaccagctcactatttattgacagagttaaatatatttctgggaatattaccaactaaatcttgaaaggtttggtaacataaccaaaacaattcGGGGATTCTTCAAACTTTTCCAACATCCAGTCAACTCTAGCAGTTGAAATCCTTCGTCTATACTTTTTCTCTAGCCCTGATGATCTGGCTCTGGGATACATTGCTATGAAAACATCATCTCCTACATGGCTGTAGACGTTGCACTTCCCCTGTTTTCTTAAGCTTTAATAACCTCCGAACTGGTCTGCCTTTTCCTGTTTtacttgtctgaaaaataattataattgataaaacattatctatgaactttttttacaagcaattaaaatttaacacggtGCATAAATATGAACTGGTCTGCCTTTCCTGTTTtacttgtctgaaaaataattataattgataacatatctatgaactgtttttttaagcaattaaaatttaacacggtgcataaatatgatctatttgtttattgttctttattatttaaaaataatacatgactTTATGGGGtaacttaattgtaaaaatgtacAGTCTTCTGCAGCAAATTTTCCCATTTTTGCAGGCAgttgaatacatacatgtatgggtTTCTTTGGTGTTGATGTATGAAGTGGCTGTGTGAGTTCCTCTGGACTAACAACAGCCAATGGTTCATCGGACTCCTGAATTAAACCGTCATTTTAGTATTGTATCATGACTTTTTTCCAGTTTTACTTCTTTAtgtgcaaaattaaatataatgtcaagAGTTTGTGCCTTCCAAACTTATCATTCTAATAAAGGTTACACAGGGTCACTGCTTATCAACATTTCTGTGATAATGATCTGAAGCAACATATAAGACACAGTCTTATAAATACTCCTTGACTGCCCAGCTGGTATTCAATTCCAATGCACATGTTTCAAACGAGCtgtacatcttatttttaacttttttgtcgttcattaaatttcatttgattcaGTTAACTTGAACTTTTAAGTTGAagaattaattttgttgtatacCATTATACTTACATAAACAGTTTCGAATGATCTCTATTTGTgggatattatatatttttaataataagagcTATCACTAAATTTCATGAATATCCCCACACGCCCAAgtcaactcattttaaatacGACCTCGTATGACAAAATTGAAGACCGAACACAAGCTATCGCCAGTTAGGCTGATGAAGAAATCATACGAAAAAAATGACTTAGATGTCCCTTTATCAATTTCAAGAActgtaaagaaaacattgtgatttcagttttaacttttaattaatcaattagTGTAGGCCAATTCTCtatgtatgcaaatatttaccCAATTCTCAAGATCATATTGATACGTGCACTAACTCACCACAAGCTTAACACTGCAGTATCAGTCAAAACAAAGATCATCTGGGTAATACACACATTCAACAGCCCAGCAGGATGGCCCACTAAGTGGTAATTAATTgactggtagaatttcatggtGATTTCATGGACTGATTagcctttttctcaaaatgaggaGTAAATGGGAGGCAATTTCTCTGAATTGTAGAGCGCAATGGACTTAGTTTAATGCCACaagctaatttttatttttcgccaACTACCTTAGGATAACGGCAATCTACATGCCAATGGtacttactaaaatattaaaattctaacCCTTGTAGAAAATTAGTTTTCAGTTTAACCGCACAaaggcatatatttataaacctaTTGACCACTATACACGAGGTTATGAACACTTGCAGTCCTACAGTTAATGCCGCTACT encodes the following:
- the LOC128219209 gene encoding uncharacterized protein LOC128219209 gives rise to the protein MDYLGISLENISLEDVIDEETNTLGISLEEMETSLNAQDLSKHIFEFDDEFIFSLKESDEPLAVVSPEELTQPLHTSTPKKPIHTSKTGKGRPVRRLLKLKKTGEVQRLQPCRR